One window of the Trifolium pratense cultivar HEN17-A07 linkage group LG2, ARS_RC_1.1, whole genome shotgun sequence genome contains the following:
- the LOC123908546 gene encoding homeobox-leucine zipper protein ATHB-40, with amino-acid sequence MYNTMNHQDQMMLMSQLFPSAYNEVIPQQGEKKPRRRRTKKIKGDIANEMNKKRKLTDEQVNLLEQNFTNEHKLESERKDKLAMELGLDPRQVAVWFQNRRARWKNRKLEEEYNSLKKFHESTMLEKCLLETEVLKLREQLCEAEKEIHRLREPIENVTSNSSSTSSMSQSMEVVDPPFLGEFGVDYGYDDDVFLVPNETQYFNGMDWVTLYV; translated from the exons ATGTACAACACAATGAACCATCAAGATCAAATGATGCTCATGTCTCAACTATTCCCTAGTGCTTACAATGAAGTAATTCCTCAACAAg gAGAGAAGAAGCCGAGACGAAGGCGTACTAAGAAGATCAAAGGAGATATTGCTAATGAAATGAATAAAAAGAGGAAATTAACTGATGAACAAGTTAATTTACTTGAACAAAACTTTACAAATGAACATAAACTTGAATCTGAAAGGAAAGATAAGCTTGCAATGGAGCTTGGTTTGGATCCAAGACAAGTAGCTGTTTGGTTCCAAAATAGAAGAGCTAGGTGGAAGAACAGAAAACTTGAAGAAGAATACAATAGTCTTAAGAAATTTCATGAATCTACTATGCTTGAGAAATGTCTCCTAGAAACTGAG gtattGAAGTTAAGAGAACAACTTTGTGAGGCAGAGAAGGAAATTCATAGGCTTAGAGAGCCTATTGAAAATGTCACAAGCAATAGTTCAAGCACTTCATCAATGTCACAATCAATGGAAGTAGTGGATCCTccatttttgggtgaatttggaGTTGATTATGgatatgatgatgatgtgttTTTGGTACCTAATGAGACACAATACTTCAATGGCATGGATTGGGTTACTTTGTatgtctaa